The Achromobacter spanius genome includes the window CTCATCCAGACCAACGGGCCCGCCGACACCGCCGCCGTCCACGCCTTGCAGGACGGCTACACGCTGACGCCGCTGTCGCAATGGAACCTGCCCGCGCAATCGCAGCGCGTGAAGTCCGACCCGAACCTGGACCTGAAGATCTCGGTGCGCGAACAGGTGGAATCGATGCCGACCGATGCCTTCTTCACCTACGCCGCCGCGCTGCTGCGCAAGCACCCGCCGCACGCCACCGACCAGCCGGTGCTGGCCATGCTGCGCCGGGTGGGATTGATACCCGGCAGGCCCTTTGACTTCGACAAGCTGGACCACCCCGCGAAGCAAGGCATGCGACGCGGCCTGCGCGCCGCGCGCGAGCGCATGACCGCCGCCTCGGGCGCCAGCTTGCGCAGCCTGAACGGGTGGCAGCAGGAGACGGCCAGCGTGGGCGTGTATGGCAACGCCTATCTGCGCCGCGCGCTGGCCGCCCAGGCACAACCCGGCGCCGGCCTGCCCGAAGACTTGTCCGTGCTGCTGCTGGCGGCCGACAGCCAGGGTGCACCCATTAATGGCGCGCACCACTACGTCATGCGTTTTGAAGCCGGGCAGTTGCCGCCCGCCGGCGCGTTGTGGTCGCTGGCGGCCTACGACGACCAGGGCATGCCGGTGGCAAATATCCTGAACCGGTATGCCCTGGGCGATCGCTCGCCCTTGCTTTACAACGCCGATGGCTCGCTCGAGCTGCACATCAGCCAGGCGCCGCCCCCGCCCGAGCAGCAGGCCAACTGGTTGCCGCTGCCGTCAATGGGGTCGGCAACCCTGCTGCTGCGCGTGTACGAACCGCGCCCCACGCTACTGGATGGCTTGTGGATACCGCCCGCGCTGGTGCGCAACGGGCCAGAGGCATTGCCCGACGCCGCGTCGCCGGTCGCGCAGGCGGCGCCCGCGAATAAACCCTAGGACGCGCCCTGTTGTCGGCACCATGACAGCCACTGCCGCTACCATAGGCGTTTTATTTTTAGTGATGAGCGCCCGCCATGGA containing:
- a CDS encoding DUF1254 domain-containing protein, encoding MPIPTAYAAPASGQPTPAAAATEAAHQAAMEGYLYFYPLVTMDLTRRQFTHPSQADKGAAANTFLHGRTLPQAGAVAASPWANPDMLRSTGWVDLTAGPVVLSVPDTQGRLSTLTLLDMWTDVFATLGPRSTGTAMSNTVIVPPGWTGTLPSGMARIDAPTAQAWAKILIQTNGPADTAAVHALQDGYTLTPLSQWNLPAQSQRVKSDPNLDLKISVREQVESMPTDAFFTYAAALLRKHPPHATDQPVLAMLRRVGLIPGRPFDFDKLDHPAKQGMRRGLRAARERMTAASGASLRSLNGWQQETASVGVYGNAYLRRALAAQAQPGAGLPEDLSVLLLAADSQGAPINGAHHYVMRFEAGQLPPAGALWSLAAYDDQGMPVANILNRYALGDRSPLLYNADGSLELHISQAPPPPEQQANWLPLPSMGSATLLLRVYEPRPTLLDGLWIPPALVRNGPEALPDAASPVAQAAPANKP